The Pyrus communis chromosome 12, drPyrComm1.1, whole genome shotgun sequence genomic sequence TTTGCTTGGAGGGGGTGTCGAGGATCCTCCTTGTAAGAGGGCCATACCTAAGTTGGTTCCAGTCAGGTATTTCGGCCTAACGTTcggccttcaacttgtttacttcctcaaggagttATAGGACAAGGGGGTCCTGAGTGGAGTCAGGTACTGCTGGATCCTTCTTCCGTAAGTCTCCATCTCCTCTTGGAAGTAGGAAAGCTTGATCAAAGgcatgagatttttctttggactcaccGTACTGACTTCCAAGGCGAGCCTGTCGAAACGCCCCCGAGTCCCCCGTACTTTCATATTCCTCTAGGACACGTCGCTCATTCCCTAGATTGGCAATTGGCTTGGGGTATGGGAGAGGACCGAAcctttcagaaacccttggaTCATTGACCTTTGAGCTTATGTGGATGGGGTTCTCTCGACGTTGCCTCAGGAAGTCCCGACAGTCGCGATAAACGGCTTTTGATCCTTCTACTCCTTCTGCAAGAAGGTGTTTTCCTCTACTTCTCCTGCTTCGGGTCGAAGCAGCTGGGTCGAGAGAGgtctcatgttgatcaacaccttGATGAGCTCGCTCCCCATTAgggatatccatgttgaaggcAGGTGGTCCCCCGTGTTGGGGGCACCCAGGTGATGGTTGACTTCCCCGGGGGCGATGAGTTCgtgtgtttgagtatgcctaGCTTCATGCAGCATTCCGAAGAACTTCTCATACTGCTCCTGGAAGATCTCATTCTTTATCACTATCTTGTTGGTCTGAGCCTCTAGCTCATCGACTTTAGCCTGAATAGCAAACCTTTTTCGTTCCTTTTTTCGTTGTTTTGCACTAAGTGTGAGGGGGGTGTCGTTCTGCGTGTTGTGGCTCCCTTCACTCCCCATGTTGGAGATGGGTGCCTGGTCGAaagaaagtgtatgaatggtggaaaccagcttgacaaagctggagagagtaggaataagtgcgattcccacagacggtgccaaatgttgatgcacaaaatcggcaaggactttggtacaacagaaagtgtcaagtttgtgaccttcactagattgctctggtcattagtgtggataagtatgtaaatgaatagagatagggaagcaaacaacacaagatgtacgtggttcacccagattggctacgtccacggagtagaggtgTTCTCATTAGTTATGAAGGGTTTACataaatacataggttcaagctctcttttagtgagttctagtgaatagtttagtacaaatgacattagggattattgtgggagaatgatcctcttttatagaagagagtttctagctttgttctgacattgacacgtgtcgtgttgtgattggcctctgatatcgatacgtgttgcgctgtgattggcctctgataccaACATGTattgtgttgtgattggcctcctggttggaggaaaagtcttgtgggtccttgacagtatgttgttgaccggtgcttagtagttttgggattggtctagtatggtacaaacaacaTTCATTTTGGAAGGCTCAattcgtaatgtatttcaacgacccaatgtaacaacccgtcccagAATTTACGGAACGAAATGGCAATGTTGTAATTTCATTTTGGTTATGGGATATTTGTTTAAAAGATTGTTTTTGGGTCTTAATAAGTGGCCCATGAGGGGCCCACCTAGGGATGgcaattctaaccgttaaactcgataaccgtggataaccgtccgaatggattggatttgggtaTGGAAATTCGGGTATATTTTGGGTATGGGGAAAAACCGTGAAtattattcggttatggttttgaatatggttataggggtccCCAATCCATATCCGTACCCAAATCCAAAccgaataatatataatataattatatataatattaaagtattatataatatatgtatgtatgtgtgtgtgtgtgtgtatatatatatatatattcattattcACCGAATCCATTACCTTGAGAATACAAAAATTGCATTGTGTGAGTTGCATTTTATGGCAAAGTTCAATAGTTTtgatatgaatcaaaatctatgaGAATTTAATGGTATTTATGGGCGATATCAAAGATCAACCAACATTATCAatgtttagctttaattttCATGCTTCACAAGATCTAttaattaaatcattttatacatcaaatatttaataatgaaagtaatatttactaaattatcatGTGTCAATTGGGCAAATATATTATTTGTACTaacgaagatggatataaccgttaACCGATAGGGAATCTGTTATCCGGtgggtatggttatggataatacccgatggttaatttgtggttatggatatggttaattttcgtggttatgGGGATGGATGTAGCATTTCTGTCCCCAAACCGATCTGTTGCCATCCTTAGGCCCACCTTTGGTTTGTGTCCCCCgacctctctcttctctttctctccctcattcTGTGTACATTcacctctctcttctctcacagTTCTCTCTTTCCCAACTCACTCTCActtctttctcctttttctctcaGCAAGCATCGAGATGGTGCCATAGGAGGACCACCACAGCATTGACGAGGTCCCAACTCATCACCACCTAGACCTCATCACTAAGAACCCAGGACAAGGAACCTGGGAACTCGACGTGGCAGAGGCCACTGTTCACGAACTCCGACGAGTTCTCCCTCACCCCCGATGTAGGTGAGCTTCAAAAACCCTTTAAACCTTTCCCTTTGGTTCCCATGATTCATTTCTGATCGTATGTGTATGTTTTGGACGTGAAAACTACGAAGAAACACCTCGGGAAGGTTTTCCCTAGATTTCGACGAGAACTCGGCCTTTCCAGGCCATTTTTCGGCCACCACACGCCTTGAAATTGGTACGAACCTCTTCCTTGTTCcttgggcttcattttggttttttgtttgacctgttttggttgagttttgggCTTGAAAAAAGCTAGGATAGCTTCGATGTCCTTCTTCGTGGAAACCCAGCCGACCCGACCTAAAATCGGGTCAAACCCGACCTGGGAGCACTAGTCCAGCCCAAAGAATTAGGTAATGAAAGCTGACCCAATTAACCCAGCCCAGTCCTAAGCTACCCAAACCCTTTTCGAAGCCCAAGCCAAAAGCCCAGTTAACCCAAAACCTAAACCCATTAGATCCAGGCCCTTGGGCCGTACGAACTTGGGCCTTCGGCCCAGTAGcctcaaacccaaaaccctttaaGCCCCCGCCCAGCCCAGCCTAGCTGACTCGGCCTTTGACCCAGCCCAGTTGACTCGGACCTGTTGACCATGACTCGTTTGACCCGGATGAAATATTCTTGTGTTAACTTTTTCGAAATCTACCCAGGACCTTTAGGGTAATTCGACGTCCTGAATCCGTTTCCGACgtctgttttcccaaattcaatcgttttattatagttttattaatggGACCAtgtatgtgcttaggtgcatttattgtggcgtttccgtcttcgttagtttgcatggctcttcgacgacggagtatctgtgagtcaaccccttctaaaatgcatattttaatagtagaaatgcatgcatgaaaaacatgatttaatggttacattttatgagtaaattagatttacactttatgattatcatgctttactgagaatattttggattaccatactttatcgaatttatgttctttgtagtatatataatgaatgactatatattatttatgaacatgtttttacactctttgtagtatatatgatggatgactatatactatgaagatgttttgagatatatgtacttatgttggaaagattatattcaatgtttttgtgcgtatctagtggtcactgttgTGCCTGTGGGCATATGTTCTGCCTGTATGTTCTGCCTACGGGCATATGTCCTACCTACGGGCGATTGTTCTACCTACGAGCGTATGTCCTGCTTACGGGCGATTGTTTTGCCTACGGGCGTATGTCCCGCCTACGGGCGTATGTCCTGCCGACGGGCGTTAGTTCTGCTTACGAGCGTATGTTCTACCTGTGGGCAAGTGGCGTATGTTCTGCCTATGGGCGTGTGAGGAGAGCCTTCGGGCGATTatgataccactagttagcacactatatataatatatgttttacaaaggttttatggctgctagggttttcggcaaatatattacatattatactattgagtTTTTATAAACTTTGGAGGTTAGTACATTGTTGAATAACTGTTTTAGTATCactatatatcaacttggttcactaatgttttgttttgcgccccctcaggacttagaatcaagGCGTACAATTCCGGCGTCAAGACActcccgcatcggcatcttcaagTCCTCTCAGTATAGGACGGACCCATCCTTTCGttctttcaattttatattattcatttttagtGTCTcgaattagttgtatgctctgaacacgttccatAATTGCATAATAattgtatttaaatttataagtattgtttatatttattatttctcatgcatcctaatatggcttcatcacctttgAGTGTCGGCTAGCATGTGCCTACCTCGAGTATTTGGAGGATATCGGGGTCGGGCGTGTCACCCaaattgttgatattttattacatcattcatagatcttgcaaaaaattagacaaattcaaaaccatgaaGACATtgatttgtagtgaagaaaatggatgaatacagttctacaaagaaacactaaatttaatccaacgatcatataattttgaatttgagtcattttttgtagacatgatctttgaaGCAAGACATAAAAGATAGACAGTTGAGTTGTTAAAATACACTATGAAGTGAGTCATATAAAAACATGTGTTAAAAAAGCGTGTGTCACCTGATCCTAAccttataatatatatatatatatatatatgaacgcATAGTCGAAGATTGTAAACGAGAGAAGTCTACTGTATGTATGCCAAATTGCCAATCTTTGGACGCATATGTGGAAGAAAAACCATTTGGAGGGAGGAGGGGGACAGTCGCTGCTGGCATTATTGGAAATTTCAACTTCAGTTGAAAACGATAAATAGAGTGGagtgagacagagagagagagtgagaaaaGGTGGTCTGGAAAAAGGTGAACCAACGACCAAAGTTGTCAACTACACCCATCCTTCTCAGTCCTTAAGAATAAGACTTATACGCATTCCTCAAGACGTCACGATGGCATCCCTAGCCAGCTAATTACTGAATATTGTTTGCAAGTTTTTCGTTATATGGTATTGTGTTATTGGTTTGAAATACTATTAGGGAGGCCAACTCAGCGTAGGTAAGTCTTCCTTCAAAAGAAGcttgtattcttttttattttttggtaaaaagaaGCTTGTATTCTTTCAACGCTCACAATGTGAAGTTTTTGTAAGGTATGAACACGTATTAAGTTCAAACATGTCCAACTACAAGTGATGTATAAGAATGTGGTGTGGTAGATCCTTGAGTTCAAAGTGGTGCTACAACGCTCAGTTTGCCAGACCTCACAATGTGAACCATGATTGGCTGTTTTGGTATTgcagtgctttgaaaaaaaactgcttcggttgtgctgtaagaataagctgtttttaagtatttaccaaacactttttatacccattttttataaaagcacctcagtaccaaaccagtacttagTCTGCATGCACCCTGGTCAACCTTGGTTTTAGGCTTTTTTGCCCTTTCTGGTCGGGGTGGTTAGCTTGGGTTTGTCAAATTTCAACCCCACCCCAACACAGACGATGACCTTTTTTTTACTGAGCTTGGAGCTTGGAACTTGGCTCACGTTGTGGAAGTTGTAGACtttttcaggtcgacgggccgagggcccacttCAACAATatcgatactgtccccacttaatCGCTTGCACAATCCTTAGGTGTGGGGTTTTTCACAAAAGGCTtcggtgttagttagagtggggtaattctatttaaagtgCTTTATCTCTTTCCTCTTGGCTGATGTGGGATAATGGGTGTCTGAACACTCTCCCGCACATGATACCCCATTTTGTGGGTCACGcgtggagatccacacatcggcaactaCGTAGAGCCAAGTCAGGGCTCACCCATCACGCAGGGCCAAACGGGTacccacccaatcacgtggcaTCTTTGGCCCACGTGGAGCCACGTCGGGACTCACCCATTACGCAGGGCCAAACAGGGACCGACCCAATCACGTGGTAGTACGAGCCCgtcccctggctctgataccatgtagaattttTCAGGTtgacgggccgagggcccactccaataacaccgatactgtccccacttaaccgcctgcacaatcctcaggtgtaGAGTTCTATCACAAAATGCCTCGATGTTAGTTAAAGTggtgtaattctatttaaagtgCTTTATCGGACAATGGGTGTTCCGACAGAAGTAacattcccaaaattgagaGAATCTAACCACGACTGAGAACAGAGAATCTAAATCAAACAATGTGCAATGTAGGACTTTCAGATGACCACATTTTCCGTTCACTCCCCTGCCCCCACCCACAAGCTACGGAAATCTTGGGGAATTCAACATGCTGACGGACTGTCCATTCATAGCACCGGTATGTTGGCCAACGAGGACAGGCTAACCGCTCATGCAAAAACAGGAATTGAGCTTGAAGAGCTTTGCAAATCGGCTGCATAATCTCTTGCCCATAAATCATAATGTATAATTTCCTCGAGGGAAGGCGAGACCACTAGTTCGGCCCGGTGCTTAGCACATGTTAGCTCCACAATCTTGAAAATATCTAGataactgattctgcaaaacaGGAGAACTTTTATCTTAGCTGAGAATTTCGCATGCGAAAACTTTAAGTAAACATTTTCTATCACATGTTAACTCAATTTCTATCAGCCGGTGCTTGGCACATGTTAGTTCATGTGACCATAGTTGTCAAAGTTTGAAAGTTAGCAGTTTCTATCAAGGGGAAATGAATAAGGGGCACATACTTTTCATTGATAAACATCTCCACAGCCTTTTCATTTGCTGCACTAAGAACTCCTGTCATGGTGCCACCGGCCCGTCCAGCAGCATAGGCAAGATCCATGGATGGGTATTTCACATTGTCAGGAGCCTTAAAGGTTAATGAACCAAGCCTGCAACAATGTTAGTTTCTAGTCAATCTGTGACAGTTTCTCAAAGAAGGCAGCGTTATGATTGTAAGTAGATCTCAGCAACATAATGGGTATCTATTAAACTAAGCTAAACATTCGGGATTCACAATAGACCACACCACCATTGAATCATTAGAAGTTCCGACAATATTTGACATAGTTACCCAGCTGTAGAGTCAGAAATCCATGCTTATTCCTATAACATAACTTAGTTATCAGAAAAAGGAACATTTAGAAGACTCGACATTAccataaatgaaaagaaaaagaagaagaaagacgcAAGCTGGACCCTGtggaaataaaataaggaaaacgGTTCATTACTTGCAAAGATCAAGACGAGGCCACGTTACTTCAGAGCAGTAGATTCTCTCTGGCCATGACATGGTGTAGAGGATTGGCAAGCGCATATCAGGCCACCCCAGTTGTGCCAGAACGGATGAATCCTGAAAAGAACATTACAGAAATCCAAAAATGTATGAGTTTGCAGTGTTTTTACAaactaaaagaaacattaaaaaacacaaaattagcaTGCCAAAACTACAGCTAAATGTTGAGTTAGTTGAACCTGCGTTTCAATCATTGAATGTATAATGGACTGCGGATGAATCACAATCTCAATATCATCATATTCAGCTCCAAACAAGTAATGCGCTTCGATGACTTCGAGACCCTGCCAATGAGTACAGAGAACTTAATATTCAGCTCTAAACAGGTTAAATATTACATAGATTGGAGCAGAGCGTGGTGCTTTCCATATGAATACTTTCAATATGACACAGATTCAAAACGATAACAAACCTTATTGAAAAGAGTAGCAGAATCAACAGTAATCTTCTTTCCCATATTCCAGTTAGGATGCTTCAAGGCATCAGCAACTTTAACATCTTTCAATTTCTCAACAGGCCAATCCCTGTCATTAATGGAACGAGAAATTGTCAAAATCCTCATTGCGGCCATaatcaaagatacaaaaaccaTCCCTTAATTGACGATGTACGAATTAAATTGAGCTGAATCAAATGTTCATTAATGACTAAAACTATATCCCAAGTGTCTTGAATAGTTCAGTAAGATGTTACAACAAAAGTTAAATCATTCTTAGAAGTGAACTTCAATAcaaaattgatgattgaatttatGTTTTACGGTTGCTTATATGAAGTGCTTTTGCTTTCAAGAATAATGGTCTTCAAGTGCTTTTGCTTTCTAACTCTATAGAACAACTAAAGTACAAAATCCCTGCACAGTCTAAATACATCCTACAAATTGAGGAAAATGGTAAATTCCTGCTACATTGAAAGGTTTCCTCTTCCTTTTCTAAATAAGAAAGTTAAAATATCCCTACTCAGATTTCAATAGAAAGTTTTAATATTCGAACTTAAATTACGATTTCATACCTGAAAGACCCACCAGATGCTGTCAAAATGATACGCCGAAGTGCACCCTCTGGCAAGCCTTGTATACACTGAAAAAAGGAGAATTCATTAAGCTTCACTATGACATGAGATCCACAAATATAAAATGATCATGCACgcataaaaagaaaatgcagCATGCAAACACCAACAAAAAGTAACGCGTGTAATATAGACTTATCCGATATCAGTACATAAATTCTTAGAATGATATCAATATGAAGACGTCTCATACCTGAAAAATTGCAGAATGTTCTGAATCAGCAGGAAGAATTTTTACATTATGCTTGTGGGCAAGAGGAAGAACAAAAGGGCCTCCAGCAATCAGGGTCTCTTTATTGGCTAATGCTATGTCTTTCCCTGCTTCTATTGCAGCCACTGTAGGCTAAGAAAAAAAGGTAACAGGAGAAATTTCAGTCTCTTAATTTATGttcgtttttaagtcaaatactgtttttcttttctgaaaatattttcttcaatttcattATAAATCATCAGTCATTATCATTTGTTAGCCAACTTTGTTATCCCATCAACAACCCTTGTCTTTCAGTTTTTATATTATGTATTTCAAAAGTTATACGTATCGCttcttttcaataaaaaaattgacatttatAACTTCACTGCCAAAGCAATTACCTGCAGTCCTGCACAACCTACAATTCCTGTAACTACTGTGACTGCATCTGGGTGGCGGGCAACCTGAGAAGAGAAAAATAAGCAATTCCTTCAAgatgaacaaaacaaaattcatcAACCAAAGGCAATTGGATGCTAGGCTACCTCAACAACACCTTGCTCGCCAGGAATAATCTCAGGCTTTTCATCTAAATCAGCCAAGGCCTCTTTAAGTTCATTAACTAGTGATTCATTTCCAACAGCAACAAGTTGGGGCTTGAATCTCTTCACCTAGACAATGCAAATATAAGAAATATCAATCCAGATCCCCCGTTTACTAGGGTTGGTAGCTATATTATCAGGGTGAGTTTATGGAGTGAGTCcactcaaaattcaaaacttattcgtttgat encodes the following:
- the LOC137710626 gene encoding 1-deoxy-D-xylulose 5-phosphate reductoisomerase, chloroplastic-like; this encodes MALNLLSPAEIKAISFLDSTKSSTHLPKLPGGFALRRTDCGTVIGRRVQCSAAQTPPPAWPGRAVAETSRRTWDGPKPISIVGSTGSIGTQTLDIVAENPDKFRIVALAAGSNVTLLVDQVKRFKPQLVAVGNESLVNELKEALADLDEKPEIIPGEQGVVEVARHPDAVTVVTGIVGCAGLQPTVAAIEAGKDIALANKETLIAGGPFVLPLAHKHNVKILPADSEHSAIFQCIQGLPEGALRRIILTASGGSFRDWPVEKLKDVKVADALKHPNWNMGKKITVDSATLFNKGLEVIEAHYLFGAEYDDIEIVIHPQSIIHSMIETQDSSVLAQLGWPDMRLPILYTMSWPERIYCSEVTWPRLDLCKLGSLTFKAPDNVKYPSMDLAYAAGRAGGTMTGVLSAANEKAVEMFINEKISYLDIFKIVELTCAKHRAELVVSPSLEEIIHYDLWARDYAADLQSSSSSIPVFA